A segment of the Marmota flaviventris isolate mMarFla1 chromosome 2, mMarFla1.hap1, whole genome shotgun sequence genome:
CGCCATCTTGGGTCCCTAGGGGGCTCTGTGCTCAGGGACATTGCAGGGGAGGGTTTGCCTGTAGAGAGACAAGTAATCCTATTActctctgtgcctggctctgacTGAGCTGTTCTCGCATGTTTATCTGTCACTAAGTGAAAACTGTCTTTAtctcagctttttatttttatttatttattgattgattgataccaggggttgaacccaggggcgctttaaccctgagccacatccccagccctttttcagagacagagtctcactgagttgcttagggccttgctaagttgctgaggctggcttcaaactctccatcctcctgcctcagcatcctgagctgctgggattacatgcgcgtcactgaggctggccagcttatttcattatttattttttgtgttctgggttggaacccagcacctcgcatgctaggcaagcactctaccccttgTCCTACacatccagccctattttattgataaggaaactgaggcacagggaacTTAAATCAAAAGGCAGTAGCACTGGAAGCCAGCACTTGACTCTGATCTTGCAAATCCTCCACTCAGAGCTGCAGCAGGTTCTGTGATAGCCACACTGATATGCTTATGTCACTGGTCCACTTAACAATGCTTGCAGTCAAAAGGCTCTGTGTAGCTGGAGGAAACCAGTCCCCTGGTATACAGGAAACCAGTCTCCTATATATAGCGAGGACACCCGAAGCCAAAGACCTGCTTGCAGAGCCTTGGTCAAGGTCATAGAGTAGAAACTTACTAGAACTCAGACTGCTGGCTCCTTGTCTGGCACTCTGCCTGCCCTAGGCCAGCAAGAATTAAAGGTGCTGGGCATTGGCAGACGGCAGCCCAGTGTCTTCTCAGACCTAGTGCTGGACACTGAGATGACATTTCAGCAAAGCCCTGGACCTGAGCCAAGCATTTCACTGTTCCCAGCCTCAGCTGTCCATGTGCAAAACTGGAGTGTCTGCTACACTGCAGGGTGGTTGAAAGACCTGAGCGAGGTACTCAGCCAGTGTCCTATCTCTTATGACTGGGGACTGGGGTTGCCAGGAAGGTGTGGATGGACTAGTCAACCTGTGCAGGACATAGGTGTCAGCCCCTCTCTCTACGCTGCTGGCACTTAGCAGACAGGTGCAGACCAGGGAGACCTGCCTAGGACACAGCCATAGACAAGGGACTGGATGGGGGTCAGGAGCAATGAGAGTTGCCACTTTGAGAGGTGGGACTGAGCCTTTCCTTCCAGTGAGGGAGCACGAGGGTAGAGAATTACCCTAAGCCCTCCTGGGCCCAGTTCTCCTCAATCCAGCAGCATCTTGGATGTCTCCCAGGCAGTTTTAGCTGGTGATGTTTCCTGCTTGGATGGCTTAGGGTCCTCTTTTCTGCTTTTGAGTGCCTTAGAAGAACAAGGCTGTCAAATTCCAGAAGATGCTTATATGGGGCTACTGCTGGTGGGGCTGGTCCTCTTGGACTCCACTAGGGCTTGCACACAGCCTGGGAGCGGGGAATCATGGCCATGGAGGGCCTCCCCTGCCTCTGCAAGACAACCCCAGGTTGGTGAGAACCCCTGTCTGGTTCTGCCTCTGGTGCAGAGTTGTGCGAGACTGTGGAGCCACGATCCTGAGTCTTTGGGGAAAGGAGAGAGCACTGGGCTAGGAGTTAGGGGTCTGAGGTCCACACCTAATTGGGGGATTATGGGAAGTTGCTCCTCTCCCTGGTCCTCAGTTTCCTCTGCAATGAAATTAAGAGGTGTAGAATACCTATTGCTTTCCAACCTGGCTCGTCCTTAGAATCCTCTGGAAAGGATCTTGGGAAACTGATGCATTGAATCACGCTCTCAGAGACGGACCCTGGACCCAGATGGCTCAATATGCAGCCAGGTTTGGGGTCCACTTGTCATCTCTTAGGTCACAGGACTCTGCTTAGTTACTCATTTTactgagtacttactatgtgccaagcctAAGAACTCTTGAGAGGTAGGTAAGGTCTCTTAGCTCCATTGCACAGTTGGAAAAAACAAGTCTCAGGGAGGTTTTAAAGCTTGCTGATGGTTACACTTCCAGTAAAAGCCTAATGGAATGTCCTCTTAGGTCCACAGGGCCTGTCTCCATCTTTCTGCTCTAACCTTGATTAGGGTTCTCTCATCCTTTGAGGATGACTAACAGTCCCTGAGGACAAGAGGGACCTGGGCCAGAAACCAGATTCCTTCAAAGTTTGAGGAATAAGATACCTCAGTTCTTCCTTTAGGAGATGAGAAAATGGGCTCAGAGAGGAAGTGACATGCCCAATGTCCCAGGGCATCTCAGCAAGCAATGGGCTGTCATGAGAGCCAAATGCAAGGCCCTGAATGTGGCCAAGAACTCAGGTTAAGGAAATCAGGcaacttcctccctccctttctctcagcCTGAACTGTTACAGTGGCCTCCCTGCCTGCTCCTTTGGTGTGAAGCAGGCAACAGGCCAAGTGTACCCTCGGCCAGATCACCCCTACTCCAAACCATCAGTGCCTCCTGCCACCCAGGAGAGAGGCCAAATTCCTATAACACCCCCACAGAGCTCTGCACACCTTGGGTTCTTTCTCTAATTTGTTACTTTCCCCATCAACTGGAGATACCAGCAGCCTCTGTCTTCACTTGGCTCATGCTGCTCCTTCCCAAGTCTCTCTTCCTTTGCTTGGCAAACTCCTACACATCCTCCAACACCCAGTCCCAAGGTTACGTCTTCTTCAATACTCCCTGCCTTAGTCAGAGTAGATATAGAAGTAAGATACCATTTCTGTTGGCTCCCAAGTCCATGGCAACCTTCACGGATCATGACATCCTTTCTTCAAGATTCTCACAGTGCCTCTTCTTAGGTAAGACAGCCCAAATCAAGATAGTGAGACTAATGGATCAGGTAACTCAAGAATGAAAAGGTACTgccaggctgaggttgtggctcagcggtagagtgctcacctagcacatatgaggcactgggttccatcctcagcaccacataaaaataaacaaaataaaggtattgtgtccaacttcaactaaaaaataaatattaaaaaaataagaaaaggtacTGCCAATTGCCTTCCACCAGCCTGTCATCTCTCTCTGGTCCTAAAGCCTTTTGTATAAACTCTCATCCTTGCATTTAGGACCTGAATTCTGATCACTTATGTCCTTGCAATTTATCTCATTAACTGGGGAGTAATTTCTGACACTTATTATTATGAGCTAAACAGTAAAATTCATGCTTAAGCCTTGTTATTGTTCAGAttttaaatgtctcccaaaggttgAATATTAGAGGCTTAATCCCAGGTGGTACTCTTGAGAGGTGGTAAAACCTTTGGCAGGTGGGGCcttgtgggaggtccttaggtcttTGTGGGTGTGTTcccaaaggggattgtgggataccatcccttcttctttttgcttcttgGCTCCTGATGTAAACAATTTGCTCTGCACATTCCTAGCACAATGTGCTCTGCTCACCAGAGGTCCAAAGGAATGGACTGGAAACTCcagaaccataaaccaaaataaatcttttctctttatagtgacagaaagttaACACAAGCCTTAGCCCCTAGCACCCCAGAATGTGACTGAATATTGAGATAAAtcctttaaagaggtaattaagattAAACAGGGCCTGGTACACTGGtacataccagtaatcccagcaatttaggaggctgaggcagaattgcaaattccaggccagcctcagcaatttagcaagacactgtcccggaacaaaaaataaataggacttgGATGAgtccctagtttcaatccccagtactgggggaaaaaaaaaaagattaaatggtgtgtgtgggggtgtccTTAGGGTAGGCCTGATTCCAATATGACTGATATccttaaaaaaagagatttagGACACAGATAACACAGTGAGAAGGCCATCTGCAAGCCATGAAGTAATTCAAACCTGCCTATACTTCTTGGTCTTCTAGACTCCAGAACTGAAAAATGCATTTCTGTGGTATTTTGCTATGGCAGCCCTAGACACTAGTACACTGGGCCACGCACATAGGAGCCACTCACAGCATCCTTTGGAAAAAACTTTATATCATTGTGAAAGAGCCCTAAATCACAGGTCTCTGTATCTCAGGCATCCTCCCCTGGAGGCCCTGTTTGTTTATAACTGCATATGCTTACCCCATGGGTCAGCAGGACTGCAGCCAGAAGAATGCAAATGAGCTGCGGTGATGTGTCTGAGGTAAGTGAGCAGGCCCTAGTCTTAGCTTACCTATGGTCACCTTGCACAGCAGGCCAGGCAGTACTCTCAGCCCTGGAACCAGGACACAATAAATACCATCAAGATAATAAGCAAGGGCCCACATCTATCTTGGCAGGCCTGCACTCAAGGAGTGGAAGGGCAATAGGCCTTGTTCCCCAAGAATGGGAatatcccccccaccccagaggcAAGAAAAACCTATCTTGATAGAAAAACAGACTGTATCAaaattttattggtatttttttctttttttaaaagttacaaaacATCTTAAGCATATCGGATTCTGGACAGCTGTCACCAAGAAGCACAGCAAGCAAGAGCCTGGCCTCCATGCCCACTCCCTTACCAGTCCCATCACGGTCTCCTTGGGGTCAAGCAGCCCCCTTTTCATAGCAGCTCAGACTGTGCTCTGCAGAATACAAGGCATGGTGTATGGGAGGGGGGTGCCTAGCAGTAGAGGGCACTGTCATAACCCCGCTCCAGCTAGGGAGGATACCCACAATCTCTGTTCCAGACAGTTTTCATGATAAGTATTTGGCTAGAAAGCTTTAAAACCaccaaagaaacagaagaggAGGACGTCCACATTGCAAGCCTGGATTCTTGGATGTAAAAAGGCCAGGTAGGGCCATTAGAAGATGCCCAGGTGGgtctcctccaaatcttcttgccAAAGTTCAGGGCAGCTACTGAGCCGTGGGCCTGAACTCTGGGTGAGGCTCACTTCACTGAGTTGGAAAACAGGGCCAGGTCCCTGGTCCTCTGAGCTGGGCAGCGCCTCTGCACTGTGGCTCCAACACCCCCACTGTGTCTGAGGCTGGAGTCTCTGGCATGAAGGGCGGGGCAGAAGGGGTGGACTTCCCAGAGGTAGACAGGATTCTGAAGACCCAGAGATACCCTGTAAGAAAGACAAGAACAGCTTGTTGCCCAGAAATCTAAAACCTGGATGCTCCCCAGGGAATGGCTGATGATGTCTTTACAGTCCTGGTGCCATGGATGCAGTGGAGCAAAGTGGTTAAAAGCACTGGTTCTGCAGACTCACTGCTGACctttaaatcccagctctgctacaCTGTGGGAATTCAGGTAACTTCTTTTTGTCTGtgttctcatctttaaaatggggatgCTAATATATGTTTCATAGGATTGTTTGAAGGgcagaatgaatgaatacatggaAAGTGCCCAGAATAGTGTGGAGCAGAcaataagaatttaataaatttgGTTACTAATATGATCGTTTATGAACCACGATTCATTCATTGGCctcataaatgaatgaaacttgaaaaaaatatgactGTCTCCAACTGCAAGCCCATCTATTCAGGATGTAGTGAATGGCCAGACGCAGCGTCTAGATCTTGGTCAGGCTCTGCAGGAGGCGGCACAGTTTGTGCAAGGCGCCGGCGAGGGTCCGCCGCTGTCCACCCTTTACCTTGGGTTCCCTTCCCCTCCTGAACCCTTAATGAAGAAGCACTTGGCCTTTCCTGAGAGTGCAATCTCCCAACTTCCACCCCCACCTCTGAGCAAGCTCGAAGGGAGCCTCTCTTGTCCACCGCTGTGAAGATTGCTGGGTGGCAGTGGTTGTGTCATTCACTTCCCAGGGCCTCATCTCTTTCCCTACAGATGTTAGGGTTCTTTCCATCCTTCCCGCCGTTAGATAAACTAGGATCTGAAAAGATGAGATCCTCCGCAGACTAGAAACTACCCACCCACTCCATTCCCAAATTAaacctggggatcaaaccagggaaAGGGCAAGGGCCTCCATGGCGTACCTGGTACACTGCTGCCAGCTCCGCTGGTGGCGTCCAGGGTGCAGCGGGGTTTTGAGGCTCTAGGGATGTCTGCTTCCCGGGACAGGTTTGGGGTGGCGTCCAAAGAACCGGGTCAGGAACTCTCCCTAGGGGCTGGAGCGGGGGCGACTGTATCTTGGGGCAGTAAGGGGGTGTTACCCAGGAATCCGTGTTGGAAACCCTGCTCCCCGGGCTCTCAGCCAGGGCTCCGGTGGCAGGATAGGAGGGCGGGGACCCCCAGCACGGCCCGGTACAGAAAGCAGTGCCCAAACCCGGGCCAGGATCCCGGGTCTGCACCTGCACGGGACCGCCGTCGGGGCAGAGCGCGCAGTCCTGGGGAGACACTGCGTCCGCGCGCCACCGGCGCCGACACTGCAAGTTGTCCTCGTTAAGGCCCAGCATAGCCGACAGGTGGCCGATGTAGCGAATGGCCAGACGCAGCGTCTCGATCTTGGTTAGGCTCTGGCCGGCCGGCGCGAGGGACGGCGGCAAGAAGCGGCGCAGCTCGTGCAAGGCGCGGGCGAGAGTGCGCATGCGCAGCTTCTCGCGCTCGCTGGCGCTCCGCCGCTGTCCACCCGCTGGACCCGTCCGTGCACGTCTGGGCACTGTCGGGGTGGCCTCAGCTTCTCGGGCGCTGTGGGCTGGGTTTGCGGTCTGAGAGAGGCCGAGGGCGCTGTCACAGGGGCACGAGCTCGAGGAATCCGAGGAAGAGGCTGGGGACGTGGAGTCAGAGTGGCCCTCCCAGCCCCAACCCTGGGAGAAGATCCAATGGTCTAAGCCAAGGAAGTTCTGCT
Coding sequences within it:
- the Mesp2 gene encoding mesoderm posterior protein 2 codes for the protein MAQSPPQQNFLGLDHWIFSQGWGWEGHSDSTSPASSSDSSSSCPCDSALGLSQTANPAHSAREAEATPTVPRRARTGPAGGQRRSASEREKLRMRTLARALHELRRFLPPSLAPAGQSLTKIETLRLAIRYIGHLSAMLGLNEDNLQCRRRWRADAVSPQDCALCPDGGPVQVQTRDPGPGLGTAFCTGPCWGSPPSYPATGALAESPGSRVSNTDSWVTPPYCPKIQSPPLQPLGRVPDPVLWTPPQTCPGKQTSLEPQNPAAPWTPPAELAAVYQGISGSSESCLPLGSPPLLPRPSCQRLQPQTQWGCWSHSAEALPSSEDQGPGPVFQLSEVSLTQSSGPRLSSCPELWQEDLEETHLGIF